The following proteins are encoded in a genomic region of Musa acuminata AAA Group cultivar baxijiao chromosome BXJ2-11, Cavendish_Baxijiao_AAA, whole genome shotgun sequence:
- the LOC135627183 gene encoding NADH dehydrogenase [ubiquinone] iron-sulfur protein 4, mitochondrial-like — protein MAAPLRRSFSFLARLTLTRSVSLSQTRLLASDALVELRPGEIGIVSGVPREHLRRRVIIYSPARTATQQGSGKVGKWKINFVSTQKWENPLMGWTSTGDPYANVGDAGLAFDSEEGAKAFAEKYGWDYVVRKPHTPLLKPKSYSDNFKWKGPPKTE, from the exons ATGGCCGCACCTCTGCGccgatcattctcctttttggctCGCCTTACTCTCACCCGTTCTGTTTCTCTCTCCCAAACGAGATTGCTCGCGTCGGACGCCCTCGTCGAACTCAGGCCCGGCGAGATCGGAATCGTTTCCGGCGTTCCTCGAGAGCACCTCCGGCGCCGG GTCATAATATATTCACCAGCTCGGACTGCTACCCAGCAAGGTTCCGGAAAAGTCGGAAAGTGGAAAATCAATTTTGTGTCAACCCAAAA GTGGGAAAATCCATTGATGGGCTGGACTTCCACTGGAGACCCCTATGCCAATGTAGGTGATGCAGGTTTAGCCTTTGACAGTGAAGAAGGTGCAAAAGCATTTGCTGAGAAGTATGGATGGGATTATGTG GTGAGAAAGCCTCACACACCTCTTTTAAAG CCCAAATCCTATTCAGACAATTTCAAGTGGAAGGGTCCACCCAAAACCGAATAA